The following proteins come from a genomic window of Miscanthus floridulus cultivar M001 chromosome 2, ASM1932011v1, whole genome shotgun sequence:
- the LOC136539626 gene encoding NADPH-dependent aldehyde reductase-like protein, chloroplastic, with amino-acid sequence MGYQSKSIDGDVTAPMMLHGRVAIVTGGAGGIGSAVSKHLASLGARVAVAYIGDPAPALELVSTINNNSSSAGHAGAGEEGESQQPRAVAVEADVSDAAQVKALFDAAEAAFGGELHILVTAAGLLDFSYPTLAETSEASYDAMFGTNARGTFLCCREAARRLARGGRGRIITFSSSGVGSLRPGYAAYAASKAAVEVMTKILARELRGTGITANVVAPGSTGTPMFYTGKTEEEAERYIAEAPLGRLGMPEDIAPLVGFLASDAGHWLNAQVLRCNGGTI; translated from the coding sequence ATGGGTTATCAGTCGAAGTCGATTGATGGCGATGTGACGGCCCCGATGATGCTACACGGGCGCGTGGCCATTGTCACCGGTGGAGCCGGCGGCATCGGCTCCGCCGTGTCGAAGCACCTGGCGTCCCTGGGTGCGCGCGTAGCCGTGGCGTACATCGGCGACCCAGCGCCTGCTCTGGAGCTGGTGAGCACCATCAACAACAACTCATCATCGGCCGGgcacgccggcgccggcgaggagGGGGAGAGCCAGCAGCCGCGCGCTGTCGCGGTGGAGGCGGACGTGTCGGATGCAGCGCAGGTGAAGGCGCTCTTCGACGCGGCAGAGGCAGCGTTCGGCGGGGAGCTCCACATCCTGGTCACGGCGGCGGGGTTGCTGGACTTCTCGTACCCGACGCTGGCGGAGACCAGTGAGGCGTCGTACGACGCCATGTTCGGCACCAACGCGCGTGGCACGTTCCTGTGCTGCCGCGAGGCCGCGCGGCGCCTGgcccgcggcggccgcggccgcatCATCACCTTCTCCTCGTCGGGGGTCGGGTCGCTGCGCCCGGGCTACGCGGCGTACGCGGCGAGCAAGGCGGCGGTGGAGGTGATGACCAAGATCCTGGCGCGCGAGCTGCGCGGCACCGGGATCACCGCCAACGTGGTGGCGCCGGGGTCCACGGGCACGCCCATGTTCTACACCGGCAagacggaggaggaggcggagcggTACATCGCGGAGGCGCCGCTGGGAAGGCTCGGCATGCCCGAGGATATCGCGCCGCTGGTTGGCTtcctcgccagcgacgctggcCACTGGTTGAATGCCCAGGTTCTGCGCTGCAACGGTGGCACCATCTAG